In a genomic window of Sutcliffiella sp. FSL R7-0096:
- a CDS encoding thiol-disulfide oxidoreductase ResA has translation MNKKQRLIMRSVILAVMVIAVGYTMYINFVQSGEIVEVGDKAPNFVLTDLEGNQVMLSDYEGQGVFLNFWGTWCKPCEREMPYMEKQYQVYKEQGVEILAVNIQETDLAVEKFRDRHGMTFPIPMDRNDQVRQAYGVLPLPTTILLDQNGIVVKKHSGELTEARVKEFMEMIKPNP, from the coding sequence ACTGATTATGCGTTCGGTTATCTTAGCCGTAATGGTGATTGCAGTAGGATATACGATGTACATAAATTTTGTTCAATCTGGTGAAATAGTAGAGGTTGGAGATAAAGCACCGAATTTTGTTCTAACAGACTTAGAGGGCAACCAAGTAATGCTTTCTGACTATGAAGGGCAAGGGGTGTTTTTAAACTTCTGGGGAACTTGGTGTAAGCCTTGTGAGCGTGAGATGCCTTACATGGAGAAACAGTATCAAGTATACAAAGAGCAAGGTGTAGAAATCCTTGCAGTAAATATACAGGAAACAGATCTGGCAGTTGAAAAATTTCGAGATCGCCATGGAATGACATTTCCTATTCCCATGGATAGAAATGATCAAGTAAGACAGGCTTATGGAGTTCTTCCATTACCTACCACAATATTACTTGACCAAAATGGCATTGTAGTAAAAAAGCATTCAGGAGAATTAACAGAGGCAAGAGTGAAAGAATTCATGGAAATGATTAAGCCAAACCCTTAA